The sequence below is a genomic window from Candidatus Sysuiplasma jiujiangense.
CGACGTACTGGAGGCTCTTGTTCCATCCGGGACCGTCGATCCAGCTGAACGATCCGTTGACCCAGACACCTATTCTGAATTTGTGCCCCACGCTGTGATTCTCATCGCCTATGAACGGGAAGTATATGTCCCGTATCAGATAATCACGATCAAACGCAATGAGCAGCTTCTCGTTTCCAATCGGTACATCCCTTGGCAGGCAGATCACTCTCCCTTCCAGTCTATTGCCACCTTGATAACTTCCCTGTCCCTTATCGAATATGCTTTCGAATAATCGGCAGGCGAAAACCTGTGTGAAAGTATCTTGTCCAGTATTCCGGGAAAACGCCTGTTGATTTCCACCATATCAAGAAGAGCTGTCCTGAAATAACTTATGTTTGCATTGACAATGCCGACAACAATGGCATTGTTGAGCACAATGGAGCGCATTATCTGGACAGCGGGCATCTGATAGTTCTGAGCTCCGCCGGGAATACCGGTAAGTGCCATAATCCCGTTCGGAGCGAGACCTGGAACGCTGTCGAGTCCGACTATAGCATCGCCCGTCGCCTCGATTATGAAATCGAACTTGCCGACGGATTTGGCAAGGTCTGCTATCGCGCCGGCACCCGAATTGAAATGCCGGACACCCGCGGAAATGAGCAGCTGTGCCCTTAATGTCGTGTCGTCATGCCTGTCTGCTGCCCATACCTCGAACCCCCTTATTCTCAGGGCGAGTGCGGCAAGCAGACCGACTGGGCCCGTTCCGAGAACAAGCGCCTTTCTGCAGGAAAAATCGCCTCCGCAGTCCCATTTGACTCTCTGCTGCAGGTTGAGTGACTGGATAATGGCCTTCTCCCCGATTGTCATCGGTTCGGTGAGCACCGCCGCGTCTCCTATCCCTGAGGGTACGGATGCAAGGTATTCCGGCACTTCGGCAACGAGTTCACAGTTGTATCCGTTGAGACCTTTTATTCCCCTCTCCTTGTATTTTCCGGTAAAACACATGTCCGACTGACCATGCAGACAGCTCCAGCACTCTCCGCATCCTCTTCTGACAGTCGGTATTACCATGTCACCCTTTCTGAAAGCGCTGTTGCCCGGCTCGACGACCCTGCACAGAGCTTCATGGCCGATTATCAGCATGTTCTGCCCCGGCGGCGCCTCGCCATAGAAGGCTGAAATGATCTCCCTGTCGGTTCCGCAAATGCCCACAAGCTCAGGCGCAAGCAGCAGTTCACTTCCGGACGCGCCAGGCTCAGGAGCTTCGGTCAGAAAAACGCCCGGAGTTCCGGGTTTCACGGCAATGGCTTTCATAATTATGAGCTTGAACACCACTGAATTATTAAATGCTCGTGTTTTTGAAAACGTAGCGATTGAGTATGGCATCGAGCGCTGCGTGCGTCTCGGCCGGATTCTCCGCAGATTTGAGTATATCCGTCCCGCAGACGTGAATCGCGAGCGAAGTGTTCTCGTT
It includes:
- a CDS encoding glucose 1-dehydrogenase, with the protein product MKAIAVKPGTPGVFLTEAPEPGASGSELLLAPELVGICGTDREIISAFYGEAPPGQNMLIIGHEALCRVVEPGNSAFRKGDMVIPTVRRGCGECWSCLHGQSDMCFTGKYKERGIKGLNGYNCELVAEVPEYLASVPSGIGDAAVLTEPMTIGEKAIIQSLNLQQRVKWDCGGDFSCRKALVLGTGPVGLLAALALRIRGFEVWAADRHDDTTLRAQLLISAGVRHFNSGAGAIADLAKSVGKFDFIIEATGDAIVGLDSVPGLAPNGIMALTGIPGGAQNYQMPAVQIMRSIVLNNAIVVGIVNANISYFRTALLDMVEINRRFPGILDKILSHRFSPADYSKAYSIRDREVIKVAIDWKGE